The proteins below are encoded in one region of Pseudomonas ekonensis:
- the bufB gene encoding MNIO family bufferin maturase: MITSCDHALPRTRAALTGLPARAGLGLKTGHFDEVLDTRPDIGFFEVHAENHMVAGGPFHHFLGLIRERHPLSLHGVGLSIGGEGPLDTRHLQRLAALIERYQPHAFSEHLAWSSHGPVFLNDLLPLAYDTPTLNRVCDHIDQVQNTLKRPMLLENPATYLAFRRSTFDEADFLHEIIRRSGCGLLLDVNNVYVSCINHRRDPLAYLEALPLHAVGEIHLAGFAEDADSLGDRLLIDDHGAPVDQAVWALYRQALQRTGPVATLIERDNHVPAFSVLMAEARQADEMLLAAGSRP, from the coding sequence ATGATCACATCCTGCGACCATGCCCTCCCCCGCACTCGGGCAGCCCTCACCGGGCTCCCGGCCCGTGCCGGGCTGGGGCTAAAGACCGGGCACTTCGACGAAGTGCTCGACACCCGCCCGGACATCGGCTTCTTCGAGGTCCACGCCGAAAACCACATGGTGGCCGGCGGCCCGTTCCATCACTTCCTGGGGCTGATCCGCGAACGCCATCCGCTGTCGCTGCACGGCGTCGGACTGTCCATCGGCGGCGAAGGCCCATTGGACACCCGGCACCTCCAGCGTCTCGCGGCGCTGATCGAACGCTACCAACCCCACGCTTTTTCCGAACACCTGGCCTGGTCGAGCCACGGCCCGGTGTTCCTCAACGACCTGCTGCCCCTGGCCTACGACACGCCGACGCTGAACCGCGTCTGCGACCACATCGACCAGGTGCAGAACACCCTCAAGCGGCCGATGCTGCTGGAAAACCCCGCCACCTACCTGGCTTTCCGGCGCTCGACCTTCGACGAGGCGGACTTCCTCCACGAAATCATCCGGCGCAGCGGCTGCGGCCTGCTGCTGGACGTCAACAACGTCTACGTTTCCTGCATCAACCACCGGCGCGACCCGCTGGCCTACCTTGAGGCGCTGCCGCTGCACGCCGTGGGCGAGATTCATCTGGCCGGGTTCGCCGAAGATGCCGACAGCCTCGGCGACCGCCTGCTGATCGACGACCATGGCGCCCCCGTCGACCAGGCGGTCTGGGCCCTGTACCGGCAAGCGCTGCAACGCACCGGCCCGGTGGCGACCCTCATCGAACGCGACAACCATGTGCCGGCCTTCAGCGTATTGATGGCCGAGGCGCGGCAAGCCGATGAGATGCTGCTGGCCGCAGGGAGCCGCCCATGA
- a CDS encoding HvfC/BufC N-terminal domain-containing protein: MSDQAVFSAALLDSRLPCPKGLCCANGADPASRFAVYRNNVQSSLINALADSYPVVAELVGDDFFRAMAALFLQDQPPCSPVMSEYGEGLADFIEGFEPAAGVPYLADVARLERLRTVAYHAADAPPLPHERIADAFADAGIVDDLRIGLHPSLHLLDSAFAVVDIWAAHQQDATLAGIDLACAQHALILRHGLDVEVFALEPGASRFIRALLRGQPLGQALADLPAFDLSQTLALLISRNAITHLNPKVSP, translated from the coding sequence ATGAGCGATCAAGCCGTGTTCAGCGCAGCCCTGCTCGATAGCCGCCTGCCCTGCCCCAAAGGCCTGTGCTGCGCCAACGGCGCCGACCCGGCGAGCCGTTTCGCGGTGTACCGCAACAACGTACAGAGCTCGTTGATCAATGCCCTGGCCGACAGCTATCCGGTGGTGGCCGAGCTGGTCGGCGACGATTTCTTCCGGGCCATGGCCGCGCTGTTCCTGCAGGACCAACCACCTTGCAGCCCGGTCATGAGCGAGTACGGCGAAGGCCTGGCGGACTTCATCGAAGGTTTCGAACCTGCCGCCGGCGTGCCTTATCTGGCGGATGTCGCCCGGCTGGAACGCCTGCGCACCGTCGCCTACCACGCCGCCGATGCCCCGCCGCTGCCCCATGAGCGGATCGCCGACGCCTTCGCCGATGCCGGCATCGTCGACGATCTGCGCATCGGCCTGCACCCGTCGCTGCACCTGCTCGACTCGGCCTTCGCTGTGGTGGACATCTGGGCTGCGCACCAGCAGGACGCGACGCTGGCCGGTATCGACCTGGCCTGTGCACAGCACGCGCTGATCCTGCGCCACGGCCTCGACGTCGAGGTGTTCGCCCTCGAGCCCGGCGCAAGCCGGTTCATCCGCGCCCTGCTTCGCGGCCAGCCGCTGGGGCAGGCCCTGGCAGACCTCCCGGCCTTCGACCTCAGCCAGACCCTGGCCCTGCTGATCAGCCGAAACGCCATCACCCACTTGAACCCCAAGGTGTCGCCATGA
- a CDS encoding BufA1 family periplasmic bufferin-type metallophore codes for MTATTRTLSATALVLALGSALSLAAVSTAHAADDNMEKCFGVAMKGKNNCAAGPGTTCAGTAKTDYQPNAWKLVPKGTCTTTESKTSPTGFGQLEAFKAKA; via the coding sequence ATGACCGCTACCACCCGCACCCTGTCCGCCACCGCCCTCGTCCTGGCCCTCGGTTCCGCCCTGAGCCTGGCCGCCGTCTCCACCGCCCACGCCGCCGACGACAACATGGAGAAATGCTTCGGCGTGGCCATGAAAGGCAAGAACAACTGCGCCGCCGGCCCTGGCACCACCTGCGCCGGCACCGCAAAAACGGACTACCAGCCCAACGCCTGGAAACTGGTGCCGAAGGGCACCTGCACCACCACCGAGAGCAAGACCTCGCCGACCGGCTTCGGCCAGCTCGAAGCGTTCAAGGCCAAGGCCTGA